From one Cucurbita pepo subsp. pepo cultivar mu-cu-16 chromosome LG17, ASM280686v2, whole genome shotgun sequence genomic stretch:
- the LOC111779017 gene encoding protein PROTON GRADIENT REGULATION 5, chloroplastic-like, protein MASTSISATGLSCSSTFLGGWGSSVAGEDYALLAVKPAAVQVGMGKAVRFRPMMKNVNEGKGVFAPLVVVTRNLIGKKRFNQLRGKAIALHSQVITEFCKSIGADGKQRQGLIRLAKKNGEKLGFLA, encoded by the exons ATGGCGTCCACTTCCATTTCTGCAACTGGATTGTCCTGTTCTTCTACTTTCCTTGGAGGATGGGGTTCTTCCGTGGCTGGAGAGGACTATGCGCTGCTGGCGGTGAAGCCGGCGGCAGTGCAAGTGGGCATGGGGAAGGCGGTGAGGTTCCGGCCGATGATGAAGAACGTCAATGAGGGTAAAGGGGTTTTTGCGCCATTGGTTGTAGTTACTCGGAATCTCATCGGCAAGAAGCGCTTCAACCAGCTTAGAGGCAAAGCAATTGCCTTGCATTCTCAG GTAATCACAGAGTTTTGCAAGTCAATTGGAGCAGATGGAAAGCAAAGACAAGGATTAATCAGGCTAGCAAAGAAGAATGGAGAAAAACTTGGATTCCTTGCCTGA
- the LOC111779016 gene encoding eukaryotic translation initiation factor-like yields the protein MAGEVAVEGAAAATEVPDSNQQSHKLERKWTFWFDNQSRPKQGAAWGSSLRKVYTFDTVEEFWCLYDQIPKPSKLPANADFHLFKSGVEPKWEDPECANGGKWTVTSSRKANLDSMWLETLMALIGEQFEESDEICGVVASVRQRQDKLALWTKNATNEAAQMSLGRKWKEIIDVTDKISFSFHEDLRREKSAKSRYSV from the exons ATGGCCGGTGAGGTAGCGGTAGAGGGTGCTGCGGCGGCGACTGAAGTACCCGATTCCAATCAGCAGTCCCACAAATTGGAGAGAAAATGGACCTTTTGGTTTGATAATCAGTCGCGGCCGAAGCAAGGCGCCGCTTGGGGCTCCTCTCTGCGCAAGGTCTATACCTTCGACACCGTCGAGGAATTTTGGTG TTTGTACGATCAGATACCAAAGCCGAGCAAGTTGCCGGCCAATGCAGATTTTCACTTGTTCAAATCTGGAGTTGAGCCGAAATGGGAAGATCCTGAGTGCGCTAATGGAGGAAAATGGACTGTCACGAGCAGTAGAAAGGCTAATCTTGATAGCATGTGGCTGGAAACG TTGATGGCTTTAATTGGGGAACAATTCGAGGAGTCTGATGAGATTTGTGGCGTAGTTGCCAGTGTGCGCCAGAGGCAGGACAAACTTGCATTATGGACAAAGAATGCAACAAATGAGGCTGCTCAG ATGAGCCTTGGTAGGAAATGGAAGGAGATCATCGACGTCACCGACAAGATTTCCTTCAGCTTTCAT GAGGACTTGAGGAGGGAAAAGTCGGCAAAATCTCGATACAGTGTCTGA
- the LOC111779236 gene encoding 60S ribosomal protein L23 encodes MSKRGRGGSAGNKFRMSLGLPVAATVNCADNTGAKNLYIISVKGIKGRLNRLPSACVGDMVMATVKKGKPDLRKKVLPAVIVRQRKPWRRKDGVFMYFEDNAGVIVNPKGEMKGSAITGPIGKECADLWPRIASAANAIV; translated from the exons ATGTCGAAGCGAG GGCGCGGAGGTTCTGCAGGTAACAAGTTTAGGATGTCACTGGGTCTGCCGGTAGCGGCGACAGTGAACTGTGCCGACAACACTGGAGCTAAGAACCTGTACATCATCTCAGTGAAGGGTATCAAGGGCCGTTTGAACAGGTTGCCATCGGCTTGTGTTGGAGACATGGTTATGGCCACTGTCAAAAAGGGGAAGCCTGATCTCCGTAAGAAGGTCCTTCCTGCTGTCATTGTTAGGCAGCGCAAGCCATGGAGGCGAAAGGATGGAGTTTTCATGTACTTCGAAG ATAATGCTGGAGTGATTGTGAACCCGAAAGGAGAAATGAAAG GTTCGGCAATTACGGGTCCTATTGGAAAGGAGTGTGCGGATCTATGGCCTAGGATTGCAAGTGCAGCCAATGCTAtcgtttaa
- the LOC111779024 gene encoding uncharacterized protein LOC111779024 isoform X2 has translation MLQDVGRRSVSEKILPIEEISSPINAQMFDFCDPELFSTLQNSEFNSGSNCCYDKNSSCVTNVSHSPETDNNGNGNGNTVTTAAAASFIPVNDASAATTNIAANSIFDSKEELDNDISASIDFSPSASFSIPQYLSSIHPGQFDVPQVQSQLPLVDPMTEGLMQCPMPPVATLLDNDLPSIYVDDCLSSLTSYMPLNPSSPSCSFVGATMTNYLPAASVNPAASSVESCGMFSLLGTELQPHDLDYQGDNCGAYSQDYMQGTFHPPDLQVVNNEKIQVGGGGGAMKCTGIASELSSLKDSSFKVGKLSVEERKEKIHRYIKKRNERNFSKKIKYACRKTLADSRPRVRGRFAKNDELAETQRAGGSNHEREEEVKVVVKEEDSLVDSSDIFAHITGVNSFKCSYPIQSWI, from the exons ATGTTGCAGGACGTCGGCCGCCGCTCTGTGTCGGAGAAAATCCTCCCCATT GAAGAAATCTCGAGTCCGATCAATGCACAAATGTTTGATTTCTGTGACCCCGAGCTGTTCTCGACGCTTCAGAACTCCGAGTTCAATTCTGGCTCGAATTGTTGTTACGACAAGAATTCATCATGTGTTACCAATGTGTCTCATTCTCCAGAAACAGATAacaatggcaatggcaatggcaatACCGTTACGACGGCGGCGGCTGCGTCGTTTATACCTGTTAACGACGCATCGGCCGCTACAACTAACATAGCAGCCAACAGTATCTTTGATTCCAAAGAAGAACTTGACAATGACATCTCTGCTTCCATAGACTTCTCTCCATCAGCTTCCTTTTCAATCCCTCAATATCTCAGCAGCATCCATCCAGGCCAGTTTGATGTTCCTCAAGTGCAGTCCCAGCTACCATTAGTAGATCCCATGACTGAGGGGCTTATGCAGTGTCCTATGCCTCCCGTTGCAACTCTCCTCGACAACGATCTACCGTCGATCTACGTCGACGATTGCTTGTCTTCCTTGACATCCTACATGCCACTGAACCCTTCTTCCCCATCGTGCTCGTTTGTTGGAGCAACCATGACAAACTACCTGCCTGCTGCATCGGTGAACCCCGCTGCATCGTCGGTCGAAAGCTGTGGAATGTTCTCTCTACTCGGAACGGAATTGCAACCGCATGACCTCGATTATCAGGGAGACAACTGTGGAGCCTACAGCCAAGACTATATGCAAGGGACTTTCCATCCACCAGACCTTCAG GTGGTAAACAATGAGAAGATACAAGTGGGAGGTGGAGGTGGGGCAATGAAGTGCACAGGCATAGCATCAGAGCTCTCAAGCTTGAAGGACAGTAGCTTCAAAGTGGGAAAGCTGTCAGTGGAagagaggaaggagaagatTCATAGGTACATAAAGAAAAGGAACGAGAGGAATTtcagcaagaaaataaag TATGCGTGTCGGAAAACGCTAGCAGATAGCCGACCACGGGTTCGGGGACGGTTCGCAAAGAACGACGAATTGGCAGAGACTCAAAGGGCAGGTGGTAGCAACcatgaaagagaagaagaagtaaAG GTAGTGGTGAAGGAAGAAGATAGCTTGGTTGATTCCTCTGATATCTTTGCTCATATCACTGGTGTCAACTCCTTCAAATGCAGCTATCCAATCCAGTCATGgatttga
- the LOC111779024 gene encoding uncharacterized protein LOC111779024 isoform X1 — protein MKNRASCSFEANVDFYTIVVPKIISEEISSPINAQMFDFCDPELFSTLQNSEFNSGSNCCYDKNSSCVTNVSHSPETDNNGNGNGNTVTTAAAASFIPVNDASAATTNIAANSIFDSKEELDNDISASIDFSPSASFSIPQYLSSIHPGQFDVPQVQSQLPLVDPMTEGLMQCPMPPVATLLDNDLPSIYVDDCLSSLTSYMPLNPSSPSCSFVGATMTNYLPAASVNPAASSVESCGMFSLLGTELQPHDLDYQGDNCGAYSQDYMQGTFHPPDLQVVNNEKIQVGGGGGAMKCTGIASELSSLKDSSFKVGKLSVEERKEKIHRYIKKRNERNFSKKIKYACRKTLADSRPRVRGRFAKNDELAETQRAGGSNHEREEEVVVKEEDSLVDSSDIFAHITGVNSFKCSYPIQSWI, from the exons ATGAAGAATCGTGCTTCTTGCTCGTTCGAAGCAAACGTCGATTTCTACACAATCGTCGTCCCTAAGATCATATCG GAAGAAATCTCGAGTCCGATCAATGCACAAATGTTTGATTTCTGTGACCCCGAGCTGTTCTCGACGCTTCAGAACTCCGAGTTCAATTCTGGCTCGAATTGTTGTTACGACAAGAATTCATCATGTGTTACCAATGTGTCTCATTCTCCAGAAACAGATAacaatggcaatggcaatggcaatACCGTTACGACGGCGGCGGCTGCGTCGTTTATACCTGTTAACGACGCATCGGCCGCTACAACTAACATAGCAGCCAACAGTATCTTTGATTCCAAAGAAGAACTTGACAATGACATCTCTGCTTCCATAGACTTCTCTCCATCAGCTTCCTTTTCAATCCCTCAATATCTCAGCAGCATCCATCCAGGCCAGTTTGATGTTCCTCAAGTGCAGTCCCAGCTACCATTAGTAGATCCCATGACTGAGGGGCTTATGCAGTGTCCTATGCCTCCCGTTGCAACTCTCCTCGACAACGATCTACCGTCGATCTACGTCGACGATTGCTTGTCTTCCTTGACATCCTACATGCCACTGAACCCTTCTTCCCCATCGTGCTCGTTTGTTGGAGCAACCATGACAAACTACCTGCCTGCTGCATCGGTGAACCCCGCTGCATCGTCGGTCGAAAGCTGTGGAATGTTCTCTCTACTCGGAACGGAATTGCAACCGCATGACCTCGATTATCAGGGAGACAACTGTGGAGCCTACAGCCAAGACTATATGCAAGGGACTTTCCATCCACCAGACCTTCAG GTGGTAAACAATGAGAAGATACAAGTGGGAGGTGGAGGTGGGGCAATGAAGTGCACAGGCATAGCATCAGAGCTCTCAAGCTTGAAGGACAGTAGCTTCAAAGTGGGAAAGCTGTCAGTGGAagagaggaaggagaagatTCATAGGTACATAAAGAAAAGGAACGAGAGGAATTtcagcaagaaaataaag TATGCGTGTCGGAAAACGCTAGCAGATAGCCGACCACGGGTTCGGGGACGGTTCGCAAAGAACGACGAATTGGCAGAGACTCAAAGGGCAGGTGGTAGCAACcatgaaagagaagaagaa GTAGTGGTGAAGGAAGAAGATAGCTTGGTTGATTCCTCTGATATCTTTGCTCATATCACTGGTGTCAACTCCTTCAAATGCAGCTATCCAATCCAGTCATGgatttga
- the LOC111778957 gene encoding oxidation resistance protein 1-like isoform X2 yields the protein MLSRTSSPRGSPASSLISLPRDPLNHRRLILILRPKSKGRKSLSSYLSLVIPSIRGSKSTDSHQDTNEVESPSVLFCDANNDFQEEGPDTDLECTIRCKAEEIYSKHDDDPAFGRSTCSSKVFEEAMEQPTPRNPISDLTDISAFISAELYEFLGCCLPNIVKGCKWILLYSTTKHGISLQTLIRNSHNLSGPCLLIVGDTRGAIFGGLLECPLKPTPKRKYQGTNQTFVFTTKYGDPRLFRATGANPYYYICLNDLLAIGGGGSFALRLDDDLLNGSSGPCDTFGSLCLAHDPEFELKNVELWGFAHASRYLT from the exons ATGCTCTCAAGGACAAGCTCTCCGAGAGGTTCTCCAGCCTCTTCTCTAATTTCACTACCTCGGGATCCCCTAAACCACCGGCGCCTGATCCTCATACTCAG GCCAAAGTCgaaaggaagaaaatcactGTCTTCATATTTATCCTTAGTAATCCCGTCGATACGTGGATCTAAATCAACCGATTCTCACCAAGACACCAATGAAGTTGAGTCTCCCTCGGTTCTGTTTTGCGATGCAAACAATGATTTCCAGGAGGAAGGCCCAGATACCGATTTAGAATGTACTATACGATGCAAGGCGGAAGAAATATACAGTAAGCACGATGATGACCCGGCATTTGGAAGGAGCACGTGTAGTTCGAAAGTATTTGAAGAAGCTATGGAGCAGCCCACTCCAAGGAATCCGATATCAGACCTCACAGATATATCCGCTTTTATCTCTGCCGAATTGTATGAATTCCTGGGATGTTGTCTACCCAACATTGTGAAAGGGTGCAAATGGATCTTACTGTACAG TACAACGAAGCATGGTATATCGCTTCAAACTCTTATTCGCAATAGCCACAATCTTTCTGGCCCTTGTTTACTG ATTGTCGGAGATACACGAGGCGCCATATTTGGTGGTCTTCTAGAATGCCCTTTGAAGCCTACGCCCAAACGAAAATATCAA GGAACCAACCAAACGTTTGTTTTCACGACCAAATATGGCGATCCAAGGCTCTTTAGAGCAACTG GAGCTAACCCCTACTATTATATTTGCTTGAATGATTTACTAGCAATCGGAGGCGGTGGTAGCTTTGCCTTACGTTTGGACGACGACTT ATTAAATGGAAGTAGTGGACCATGTGACACATTTGGTAGCTTATGCTTGGCGCACGACCCAGAGTTCGAGCTGAAAAATGTCGAG TTATGGGGTTTCGCTCATGCGTCGAGATACTTAACCTGA
- the LOC111778957 gene encoding oxidation resistance protein 1-like isoform X1, with protein MYALKDKLSERFSSLFSNFTTSGSPKPPAPDPHTQARPKSKGRKSLSSYLSLVIPSIRGSKSTDSHQDTNEVESPSVLFCDANNDFQEEGPDTDLECTIRCKAEEIYSKHDDDPAFGRSTCSSKVFEEAMEQPTPRNPISDLTDISAFISAELYEFLGCCLPNIVKGCKWILLYSTTKHGISLQTLIRNSHNLSGPCLLIVGDTRGAIFGGLLECPLKPTPKRKYQGTNQTFVFTTKYGDPRLFRATGANPYYYICLNDLLAIGGGGSFALRLDDDLLNGSSGPCDTFGSLCLAHDPEFELKNVELWGFAHASRYLT; from the exons ATGTATGCTCTCAAGGACAAGCTCTCCGAGAGGTTCTCCAGCCTCTTCTCTAATTTCACTACCTCGGGATCCCCTAAACCACCGGCGCCTGATCCTCATACTCAG GCCAGGCCAAAGTCgaaaggaagaaaatcactGTCTTCATATTTATCCTTAGTAATCCCGTCGATACGTGGATCTAAATCAACCGATTCTCACCAAGACACCAATGAAGTTGAGTCTCCCTCGGTTCTGTTTTGCGATGCAAACAATGATTTCCAGGAGGAAGGCCCAGATACCGATTTAGAATGTACTATACGATGCAAGGCGGAAGAAATATACAGTAAGCACGATGATGACCCGGCATTTGGAAGGAGCACGTGTAGTTCGAAAGTATTTGAAGAAGCTATGGAGCAGCCCACTCCAAGGAATCCGATATCAGACCTCACAGATATATCCGCTTTTATCTCTGCCGAATTGTATGAATTCCTGGGATGTTGTCTACCCAACATTGTGAAAGGGTGCAAATGGATCTTACTGTACAG TACAACGAAGCATGGTATATCGCTTCAAACTCTTATTCGCAATAGCCACAATCTTTCTGGCCCTTGTTTACTG ATTGTCGGAGATACACGAGGCGCCATATTTGGTGGTCTTCTAGAATGCCCTTTGAAGCCTACGCCCAAACGAAAATATCAA GGAACCAACCAAACGTTTGTTTTCACGACCAAATATGGCGATCCAAGGCTCTTTAGAGCAACTG GAGCTAACCCCTACTATTATATTTGCTTGAATGATTTACTAGCAATCGGAGGCGGTGGTAGCTTTGCCTTACGTTTGGACGACGACTT ATTAAATGGAAGTAGTGGACCATGTGACACATTTGGTAGCTTATGCTTGGCGCACGACCCAGAGTTCGAGCTGAAAAATGTCGAG TTATGGGGTTTCGCTCATGCGTCGAGATACTTAACCTGA
- the LOC111778957 gene encoding TLD domain-containing protein 2-like isoform X3: MLSTQHCERVQMDLTVQGSTTKHGISLQTLIRNSHNLSGPCLLIVGDTRGAIFGGLLECPLKPTPKRKYQGTNQTFVFTTKYGDPRLFRATGANPYYYICLNDLLAIGGGGSFALRLDDDLLNGSSGPCDTFGSLCLAHDPEFELKNVELWGFAHASRYLT, encoded by the exons ATGTTGTCTACCCAACATTGTGAAAGGGTGCAAATGGATCTTACTGTACAG GGCAGTACAACGAAGCATGGTATATCGCTTCAAACTCTTATTCGCAATAGCCACAATCTTTCTGGCCCTTGTTTACTG ATTGTCGGAGATACACGAGGCGCCATATTTGGTGGTCTTCTAGAATGCCCTTTGAAGCCTACGCCCAAACGAAAATATCAA GGAACCAACCAAACGTTTGTTTTCACGACCAAATATGGCGATCCAAGGCTCTTTAGAGCAACTG GAGCTAACCCCTACTATTATATTTGCTTGAATGATTTACTAGCAATCGGAGGCGGTGGTAGCTTTGCCTTACGTTTGGACGACGACTT ATTAAATGGAAGTAGTGGACCATGTGACACATTTGGTAGCTTATGCTTGGCGCACGACCCAGAGTTCGAGCTGAAAAATGTCGAG TTATGGGGTTTCGCTCATGCGTCGAGATACTTAACCTGA
- the LOC111778501 gene encoding cysteine-rich repeat secretory protein 3-like isoform X2 yields MGFESFFFIIFFLISLSCLVESGSDYTTLIYKGCAKQGFSDPNGVYSQALAALFGSLVSQSAKGSKFFKTTSGTAQTSITAQTSITGLFQCRGDLSNSDCYNCVSKLPELADSLCGKTIAGRVHLSGCYLLYEFPGFAQISGFEMLYKTCGATNIAGSGFEERRDTGLSVLENGVVSGHGFYTTNYQFLYVLAQCEGDLGDSDCGECVKHAVQRAQVECGSSISGQVYLYKCFISYSYYPNGVPRRSSSSSSSSSSYSSSPSGMGQNTGKTVAVILGGAAGVGFLVICLLFIRGLKKKHDGH; encoded by the exons ATGGGTTTTGAAtcctttttcttcatcatcttcttcctcatttcCCTCTCTTGTTTGGTTGAATCTGGTTCTGATTACACCACATTGATCTACAAGGGCTGCGCCAAGCAAGGATTCTCAGATCCAAATGGCGTTTATTCACAAGCTCTGGCTGCTTTGTTCGGCTCTTTAGTTTCACAATCCGCCAAAGGCTCCAAGTTCTTCAAAACCACCTCCGGCACCGCCCAAACCTCCATCACCGCCCAAACCTCCATCACCGGCCTCTTCCAATGCCGAGGGGATCTCAGCAACTCCGATTGCTACAACTGTGTGAGCAAACTCCCTGAATTAGCCGATAGTCTCTGCGGCAAAACCATTGCAGGTAGAGTTCATCTCTCAGGCTGCTATTTGCTGTATGAGTTTCCTGGGTTTGCTCAGATATCAGGGTTTGAAATGCTGTATAAAACTTGTGGGGCTACGAACATTGCTGGAAGTGGGTTTGAAGAGAGGAGGGATACAGGGTTATCTGTGCTGGAGAATGGCGTGGTGAGTGGCCATGGATTCTACACTACTAACTATCAATTTCTGTATGTGTTGGCTCAATGTGAAGGAGATTTGGGGGATTCTGATTGTGGTGAGTGTGTGAAACATGCTGTGCAAAGAGCTCAGGTTGAATGTGGAAGCTCAATTTCAGGGCAAGTTTATTTGTATAAGTGCTTTATCAGTTATAGTTATTACCCAAATGGAGTTCCAAGGAgatcttcatcatcttcttcttcttcatcatcatattCTTCATCTCCATCAG GGATGGGGCAAAACACAGGGAAGACAGTGGCAGTGATATTAGGAGGGGCAGCAGGTGTGGGATTTCTGGTAATTTGCTTGCTTTTCATCAGaggtttgaagaagaaacatgaTG GACATTGA
- the LOC111778501 gene encoding cysteine-rich repeat secretory protein 3-like isoform X1, translating to MGFESFFFIIFFLISLSCLVESGSDYTTLIYKGCAKQGFSDPNGVYSQALAALFGSLVSQSAKGSKFFKTTSGTAQTSITAQTSITGLFQCRGDLSNSDCYNCVSKLPELADSLCGKTIAGRVHLSGCYLLYEFPGFAQISGFEMLYKTCGATNIAGSGFEERRDTGLSVLENGVVSGHGFYTTNYQFLYVLAQCEGDLGDSDCGECVKHAVQRAQVECGSSISGQVYLYKCFISYSYYPNGVPRRSSSSSSSSSSYSSSPSGMGQNTGKTVAVILGGAAGVGFLVICLLFIRGLKKKHDGMHQEHEFDANFCHFWFKNFH from the exons ATGGGTTTTGAAtcctttttcttcatcatcttcttcctcatttcCCTCTCTTGTTTGGTTGAATCTGGTTCTGATTACACCACATTGATCTACAAGGGCTGCGCCAAGCAAGGATTCTCAGATCCAAATGGCGTTTATTCACAAGCTCTGGCTGCTTTGTTCGGCTCTTTAGTTTCACAATCCGCCAAAGGCTCCAAGTTCTTCAAAACCACCTCCGGCACCGCCCAAACCTCCATCACCGCCCAAACCTCCATCACCGGCCTCTTCCAATGCCGAGGGGATCTCAGCAACTCCGATTGCTACAACTGTGTGAGCAAACTCCCTGAATTAGCCGATAGTCTCTGCGGCAAAACCATTGCAGGTAGAGTTCATCTCTCAGGCTGCTATTTGCTGTATGAGTTTCCTGGGTTTGCTCAGATATCAGGGTTTGAAATGCTGTATAAAACTTGTGGGGCTACGAACATTGCTGGAAGTGGGTTTGAAGAGAGGAGGGATACAGGGTTATCTGTGCTGGAGAATGGCGTGGTGAGTGGCCATGGATTCTACACTACTAACTATCAATTTCTGTATGTGTTGGCTCAATGTGAAGGAGATTTGGGGGATTCTGATTGTGGTGAGTGTGTGAAACATGCTGTGCAAAGAGCTCAGGTTGAATGTGGAAGCTCAATTTCAGGGCAAGTTTATTTGTATAAGTGCTTTATCAGTTATAGTTATTACCCAAATGGAGTTCCAAGGAgatcttcatcatcttcttcttcttcatcatcatattCTTCATCTCCATCAG GGATGGGGCAAAACACAGGGAAGACAGTGGCAGTGATATTAGGAGGGGCAGCAGGTGTGGGATTTCTGGTAATTTGCTTGCTTTTCATCAGaggtttgaagaagaaacatgaTGGTATGCATCAAGAACATGAGTTTGATGCCAATTTCTGCCATTTTTGGTTCAAAAACTTCCATTGA